From the genome of Rhododendron vialii isolate Sample 1 chromosome 10a, ASM3025357v1:
gttGTTCTAGTGCAcaacttttgaaaaaatcacaaagaactcaagaagatGGTGGCAGCCCCCAAGAAGCAACCCAAGCTCAGTAGCTCCCCACATCACCTACTGATCAAACTGACATGTTTTGCAACCCACATACGGTTGTTGGCTGCGTGGGTGAGTAATAGTGTTATGAGATTATTTCTTCCTAGTACTCTTTTTATGTAATATTTCTGAAGTGCAATCATATCCAATGCAAAATTCTACAGCAACTCCTACAATCCCTTCAACAATGTCACAAAATCTCAAACGCAAAAGAGGCCCTACCAAGCTGAAAACAATTGCTGTAGATGGAGGTAGTCGGATTGAAGTTAAGTTTGACGAGAATGGTCAACCAATCGGTGCTGGATCAATCAAGTTGTCTTCTTTCTTAGGACCTCTAGTTCGAGAGATTGTACCATATACACTTTTAGATTGGCGAAAGCTTCCTACGGGAATGGCAGAAATCCTATGGCAATCCGTTCAGGTATGGTATAGTGCCTAAGTATAATGCTTTTAGTTACATAATTCTATCCGACCAAATGTGGTGTCATTATTTCAACTATATTTTTTCTCATACTATTACTCTTCTGGATgtaaaaattatagaaaatcATGTAAGTTACATTCAAATTTTTAGGTAAGATTCAATCTTCATGAAGAATGGCATAGAGAAATGGTTTTCCGGAAAATGAATGAAGATTGGAGAGCCTCAAAGTCGACATTAGTCAGAAAAGTAAGAAATGCTTCAAATGAGGAAGAAAGGCTAAAGCTACAGCCTGATAACATCAAATCGCTCCAAGATTGGAAggattttgtgaaggaaaagacTAGTGAACAATTCAAGGTATGTGCACCTTGTCCATACACTAGGTTATTCctgatttttttcttcattctctcAAAAGAATAAAGCATGTTAGGTTCATCTTGGTTTGCTGTTTTTGTAGCTGTGCCTGCTGTTAGTGTTTGCTGTTATATGCTGCTGTATGTTAAAAGCTTTCATAGCATCTTTTGGGAGATTTTAGTGCTGTTTGTGGGTGTGTTTTCTTGCTATTTTGCTGCAGTTTGCATACTGGTTTCAGCTGATTTTGATGCTGGTTTGTACTCTTTTTTctgaaaacttaattttttaaattactgACTTATGGCAGGGTCTTTTGATAATAAAGTTGACTAAAGTGGTCAATGGTGCTTAATTAATACTATACTGCCCTAATCTTATTCTTCCTCTCAATGAAGGTTTGTTATTTTGTACCAGTGGAAATATAAAATCCGTTTGATGCCTCAAGACAATTGCCCAATTCCTAAGTCATCGTAGTCATAGCTAACCAAGATAAAAGTAAGGCTGGCCATTATAACTGAAATTCCAACTGTTCCCTGCTGATTTATATCAAAAGAATGGTCGTGGTTTcctttgctgcttctttttctaAAGAAAAATGGATCCAAGTTCAAATACACGTGTGCAAAATGCATTGCTTGCTTGCATGTAATCTGCTTTCTGATAACTGGAAAATAAGATGCggtaaataatttattatgtTTGGAATCTAGCTAACACTGTATTTGAGTACCAATAAGTGAGTTACATCATTCATTTGGTATGTTGGCGAACAATTCATTCGAATATGGAATCTCATAAACAAGAGGAGAGCTGGAAAAGTTTTTAAGGCAAGGGCCGGGGAAGAAAGATAGTTTTCTACTTTGGTGGACAAGTCATTCCTAAGTTGTTGTAGTCATAGCTAACCAAGATAGAAGTAAGGCTGGCCATTATAACTGGAATTCCAGTGGTTCCCTGCTGATTTATATCGAAAGCATGGTTGTGATTTTAGTTTATTCTTGAGTTTAGGTTAGAAGCAATAAATTCAAAGGTATGAGACAGAAACAATTGGAGCTGCAGCATACTATGAGTCGTAAGGGATATGCACGGTTGACTGTTGAGCTGGTAATacctttattattttgtttattatcAAATATCATTGTACTTCACATTTATAAACTATAACTTCAATTCTGACTAGATATTTGTTTTTactctagaaaaagaaaaatgatgtgTCCTCTATAAGTAGAGCTGTTGTTTGGGCTGATGGACATACAAACAAGAATGGTCAACccgcaaacaaaaaaattgctcaaaagaTTGTAAGGCCATGGCTCATTCTTTATATGTATGTTTTATTGGTTATATATGTTCACAGTCTGGTCCTAGTCATTTACGTTGGCTTATCGTTATGCCATTTTTAGAAAGATGTGGAAAGAATTGAACGGGATAAACCAAACTCATTTTTAACTAATCTGAAAGAAGATGCTCTTTCTCAAGTGCTTGGTCCTGAGAAGCGTGGCCGGTTAAGAACATTTGGAAAAGGAGTCACACTAACAAGATTGACTATATTATCACAAATGAATGGTCAGTTTGATGCACTACGTGAAGAAAATGTTCAGTTGAGGTCTGAAATGTCATGTGTGAAAAATACAGTAAAGGAGTTAAAGAAAAGCCAAGTAAGTAGCTTATCATTTTCTTCATTGGTGGTCATTTCGGATTACTTTGAGTAACGACGTTTTATTTGTTCTGTTTTTGAACTTTCTAGGTTCAAAGTTCGGCAACAACTAAAGGAACACCAACTACACCCATTGTTTCTCCCTCGGTAAAAAAATGTTTACTTTAGCATTTGCAAAAAATAGCATAATCTTACATTGTTGCATAAAAGATGCTGAAGGGTAAAAAATTCCATCGATTACATTGTTGCATCGAATTATGTTGTTATCATTGTTTAATTTTGTTATATCAATTTGTTGGTAAAGATTGTGAACATCAGTCCGAATACCAAGTGCAAGTTGCTAGATTGGATGGGGACGGGAGACGTAGTTGCTGAAGGGCGTTGGTCTTCGAGTGATCCAAATGAAACATGTCATTGTGTTCCGATCGGACCTAACGCAATGAAAGTTTGGGTGGATGTAGCAAAGAAACCTGAAGTGTTTCTTTGGAGGCCTACAAGCGATCTGACCTATGTCGTCGATGCAGTGGGAACTACCATCGCATGGCCTGCTAGTCAAGTTATTATGGACTCTTCGCCGGGGTAATGTACATTCCCTCCTTCATATTGAGTGAATTCTCTTAGATGATAAATGTATGACTGATTGCTACTGGATGGGGGAATATAACcatttggttctctcatgaactAACATTCTACATTCACGAATAAATAGTAGATTTTCAACATGGCTTGATACATACAATGGGCGCACAATCTGGTGGTTGAGCAAATAACCCATAAGAGATGACTAATGCAGTTCATACCTGGCTAGGCTATGTGTAAATAGCGGATTGTTACAAACACGTCTAAAGGCCTAAGAGGTTTGATTAATATTGGTTCTTGGTTATTCACTAAACTTTAGTAATAGATCCTTGGCTTTCATCTAATATGTGCATTTTACTAGTAAGTGAATGTACCTGCTTTCTGTACCAGTGAAGAGGACATGATTTGTCAATTGAACTTTTTGTATTGAAGCTTATTAAAGGAGTTTTTGGTCTTCCATGTATTCAACAGCCATGTATTGGTCACCATGTGCACTTGGGGAAATTTTCACCAAGGAGGGAAAATGCAAGAAGTATTAATTATGCAGTATTAAGTTTCTTTATTTGTTAGTCATATATTAAacttgggtcttaattgggacTACACTGGTATGGCGAGCAGGTTTCAGATTTAAGCAATAGCACCCTAGCAATTGAATACATTGTTGTTTTAGTGTCAAATTGTACTATACCTGTGGGGCATCTTTTCCTGAGCTTTAGAGTTTTCTCGAAGTGTTTTTGGGATATAAAAGGATGTCAGACAAACTCTGAGTCATTCACATAGTAATGAGATTCTTATGGTTCTATTCATTACTCAGTTCAATTCACGGTTCGTGTATCGATAAAAACTTTTATAGGTGACCTGTGAAACTTCCGATTCATGATTTGATTTGCAACTTGGGATTGCATTGTCTTTGTACAGTTGTGGGTAGAATAGTCAATATATTGGATGATGACATTGGCAAAAGATGTGGTAGTACCGTAGTAGCAGTATGATGGCAAGTTAATAAACAAAGCTCGATGCTTCTGAAGCTCCTTAGTTGAACAAGTTTGGGCTCGTGTTCGGCTTAGTTAAAAGTTTGCTTGAGAtctgttgaaaaataaacaagtgaGATATCTTCAATCCATTTTAAAGCTTGCTAAGATTGAACAACTTGCAATTCATATATGCTCATTAGCTCGTTCAGTGTTGTTAGGGTTGTGAAGTTATTTGTTTTACTCAGAGTTCGTTTGTTATAATATAGCATAGATTTTGCTCGTGGCCATGAGACTGTCACAGATATTGgacacaaaatatatatttgtatacgACTCTTCAACAAGTAACATTCTTGCACTCTTCTAAGTCTCTTTCTTGTATTGTATGTAGGTCGATTGGTTGAAAGAGAAGATCGATATTTCATCACTTTTTGCTAGAGATGGAGATTATGATCTTGCTAGTGTTGGATGTTGAAGTTTTTGCATTGatgtctccttttttttttgtagagccTCAATGCTCCTTTTTTGTATGAAGACATAGCTGGGATGATCCTCTTTTGTATAGCTGGGATGCTCTTCTTTTGTATAGCTGGATGCTCCTCTTTTGTATAGCTGGGATGCTCCTTTTTTGTATAGCTGGGCAACTTTCCTCCTTGAAAATGTTAGCAAGATGAAGGCTATAGCTAGCTAGGTACTTATATTTAGACTTAAGTGATGTTAGATGAAGTCTTCTATTGCAGGATTTTGTATGGAACAATTAATGTATAACTATATGGGAGCTTCTTTATGGCAATTATTAAACTTGACGATTGGTTTTAATTGGTTCTTTTCAAAGCTTTGTATAGGATGCGATGAATGCTTACAATTGTATATATGAAGATGACAGGTTATAGCGGGCATAAATGCTATGGAATGTACCATTACTGCAGTTGCTTATTCATAGCAATTTTTGAACGCTAGGGAAGGTCTCCAATTTATAGCAGGCTTTGAATGCTATGGAAGGTCTCTTATTCATAGCAAGCATTGGACGCTATGGAATGTCTCATATTTATAGCAGACATTGAACGCTATGGAAGGTCTCCTATTTATAGCAGACATTGAACGCTATGGAAGGTCTCCTAT
Proteins encoded in this window:
- the LOC131303360 gene encoding uncharacterized protein LOC131303360, with amino-acid sequence MFCNPHTVVGCVATPTIPSTMSQNLKRKRGPTKLKTIAVDGGSRIEVKFDENGQPIGAGSIKLSSFLGPLVREIVPYTLLDWRKLPTGMAEILWQSVQVRFNLHEEWHREMVFRKMNEDWRASKSTLVRKVRNASNEEERLKLQPDNIKSLQDWKDFVKEKTSEQFKVRSNKFKGMRQKQLELQHTMSRKGYARLTVELKKKNDVSSISRAVVWADGHTNKNGQPANKKIAQKIKDVERIERDKPNSFLTNLKEDALSQVLGPEKRGRLRTFGKGVTLTRLTILSQMNGQFDALREENVQLRSEMSCVKNTVKELKKSQVQSSATTKGTPTTPIVSPSIVNISPNTKCKLLDWMGTGDVVAEGRWSSSDPNETCHCVPIGPNAMKVWVDVAKKPEVFLWRPTSDLTYVVDAVGTTIAWPASQVIMDSSPGSIG